In Nitrospira sp., one DNA window encodes the following:
- a CDS encoding tetratricopeptide repeat protein yields MTHRTPFRIGVLAVLSAALLLSACASKPKPKVREPLPLPVNAAQTARQATTQGTQAFYAGDYDGAKTFFLQAVSAAPNLGEAHYNLGLALFKLGDTDVAREQFVQAANLSPGNKVIWDSPALSPYSTPDANIPKKDKEHPYANSRPGFGGGPR; encoded by the coding sequence ATGACTCATCGTACACCGTTTCGGATCGGAGTGTTGGCCGTGCTCAGCGCGGCCCTGCTGCTATCCGCCTGCGCAAGCAAGCCGAAGCCAAAGGTACGCGAACCGCTGCCGCTGCCGGTAAACGCGGCGCAGACCGCGCGGCAGGCCACGACACAGGGGACACAGGCCTTCTACGCCGGCGATTATGATGGCGCCAAAACGTTTTTCCTGCAAGCGGTGTCCGCCGCACCCAATCTGGGCGAAGCGCACTACAATCTTGGCCTGGCGCTCTTCAAGCTGGGCGATACGGATGTCGCACGAGAGCAGTTCGTCCAGGCCGCGAATCTGTCGCCGGGAAATAAAGTGATCTGGGATTCGCCCGCGCTGAGCCCCTACAGCACGCCTGATGCGAACATCCCCAAAAAAGATAAAGAGCATCCCTACGCCAACTCACGTCCAGGCTTCGGAGGGGGGCCGCGGTAG
- a CDS encoding DUF507 family protein, producing MVLSEDKVSHLSHVILGAVKKSMAVKLTGDEAQALREIKRVLAAELAAEAEIDRAVRAKLASYSRPILEGSQEWDVLYRTTFEDESRKRKH from the coding sequence ATGGTGCTGAGCGAAGACAAGGTCAGTCATTTGTCGCACGTGATCCTGGGCGCCGTGAAAAAAAGCATGGCGGTCAAGCTGACAGGCGACGAGGCGCAGGCGCTGCGCGAGATCAAGCGTGTGCTGGCCGCCGAGCTAGCTGCGGAGGCGGAGATTGACCGCGCAGTCCGCGCCAAGCTAGCGTCCTATTCGCGTCCGATTTTGGAGGGCAGCCAGGAGTGGGACGTGCTCTACCGCACTACGTTTGAGGATGAGAGCCGCAAACGGAAACACTAG
- a CDS encoding DUF507 family protein, which yields MKLSKERVAHMAQSLAQRLTQEHLVQLTGSQKAFEDTLQHAITGELMVEEKLNAEVRILMQKYEAEIEKGKVDYQKMFLMVKKQLAKDRGIVL from the coding sequence ATGAAACTCTCCAAGGAACGAGTGGCACACATGGCGCAGTCGCTCGCGCAGCGGCTTACGCAGGAGCACCTAGTGCAGCTTACCGGCTCACAGAAGGCGTTTGAGGATACGCTACAGCATGCCATCACGGGCGAATTGATGGTGGAGGAGAAGCTTAACGCCGAAGTCCGTATTCTTATGCAAAAGTATGAGGCCGAAATCGAGAAGGGGAAGGTGGACTACCAGAAAATGTTTCTCATGGTGAAGAAGCAACTGGCCAAGGACCGCGGGATCGTGCTATGA
- a CDS encoding thioredoxin-dependent thiol peroxidase, with the protein MAAAVEAGKKAPAFSLPDQHGTTIRLKDLKGKPIVLYFYPKDDTPGCTKEACDFRDHDTAIKKTGAVVLGVSLDDEAAHQKFIAKYSLPFTLLCDRDAKIAKAYGVYKQKSMYGKKYWGIERSTFVINKTGVVAMAFRKVTVEGHAQEVLSALKAL; encoded by the coding sequence GTGGCTGCAGCGGTTGAAGCGGGGAAGAAAGCGCCGGCGTTTTCGCTGCCGGATCAACATGGCACGACGATTCGCCTCAAGGATCTTAAGGGCAAGCCGATCGTCCTGTATTTCTATCCTAAGGACGACACGCCGGGCTGCACGAAAGAAGCCTGCGACTTCCGCGACCACGACACGGCCATCAAGAAAACTGGCGCGGTGGTCCTCGGCGTGAGTCTGGACGACGAGGCGGCTCACCAAAAGTTTATCGCCAAGTACAGCCTGCCGTTCACTCTGCTCTGCGATAGGGACGCAAAGATTGCTAAGGCCTACGGCGTCTACAAGCAAAAATCGATGTACGGCAAAAAATACTGGGGTATCGAGCGCAGCACCTTTGTCATTAATAAGACGGGTGTTGTTGCGATGGCCTTCCGCAAGGTGACCGTGGAGGGGCATGCACAGGAAGTCCTCTCAGCGCTGAAAGCGCTCTAG
- a CDS encoding exonuclease — protein sequence MLESTFIFLAGVGEFTERRLWEHGVLSWDAFLEAGEVPGISCSRKSLYDRDVAQARDRFAQRDARHFARCLKPRDQWRLFEAFRARTVFLDIETTGTAPDEGDVTMVGLYGGGRMTTLIRNESLTGQRLMEELERYDLIVTFFGSGFDLPFLKAKYPRLPLDQPHFDLCFAARRLGYTGGLKHIEATLGIARHASVQGMDGWEAVRLWHQWQAGDEQALAKLITYNAADTKNLQPLAEHLYGAMVARYGPSGAR from the coding sequence ATGCTGGAATCCACCTTCATTTTTCTCGCTGGAGTCGGCGAGTTCACTGAACGCCGCTTGTGGGAACACGGTGTCCTATCGTGGGACGCCTTTCTCGAAGCCGGCGAGGTGCCCGGCATCTCCTGCTCGCGCAAATCGCTTTATGACCGGGATGTGGCGCAGGCCCGCGACCGGTTCGCGCAACGTGACGCACGACACTTCGCCCGCTGCCTGAAACCACGGGATCAGTGGCGGCTGTTCGAGGCCTTCCGCGCGCGCACGGTGTTTCTCGACATCGAAACCACCGGCACCGCGCCTGACGAGGGCGACGTCACGATGGTCGGTCTCTACGGCGGCGGCCGGATGACCACCCTGATCCGCAACGAGTCGCTGACCGGGCAGCGGCTGATGGAGGAATTGGAGCGCTACGATCTGATCGTGACCTTCTTCGGCAGCGGCTTCGATTTGCCCTTTCTTAAGGCCAAGTATCCCCGCTTGCCGCTTGACCAGCCGCATTTCGATCTCTGCTTCGCTGCGCGTCGGCTGGGCTACACGGGTGGGCTCAAACACATTGAAGCCACACTAGGCATCGCACGGCACGCATCCGTACAGGGCATGGACGGCTGGGAGGCCGTCCGCTTGTGGCACCAGTGGCAGGCCGGTGACGAGCAGGCGCTGGCAAAACTCATCACATATAACGCCGCTGACACAAAAAACCTTCAGCCGCTTGCTGAGCATTTGTATGGGGCAATGGTTGCGCGCTACGGTCCTTCTGGGGCACGCTGA